In Nerophis ophidion isolate RoL-2023_Sa linkage group LG02, RoL_Noph_v1.0, whole genome shotgun sequence, one DNA window encodes the following:
- the LOC133548273 gene encoding gastrula zinc finger protein XlCGF52.1-like, translating to MTSSSNNSKIIFPNRVFVFLRPADVSQLLTTGEEQQERSSRAQPEEEEEEPQPPDTEVDEGAPQPRPRIKEEEQNDNMGLEGEPLERLEEFPVVDVVVKSEDEEVKGEGGAQPPSSSSTQPPRREGDGGSPADMMLAPLSDDDDTTSHSADQEEDSEAGVRRRTDNPRQDVSPCDKSYGGKANLTRRLKNPPKEKLFTCCQCDKTFNSWKTLKAHKLCHSQEKPFGCTECDRSFSRKDFLTTHMHTHTGEKPLACTQCDARFRHRSGLFFHMRKHTGHTTHACAVCGRRFYLQEKLIAHARKHAEVKPFSCAVCKKGFGDQSAALVHQRTHAVADPLRCSVCAQTFSNKFSLCKHLKTHAQVKRFSCSFCGKKFGRNQTLVAHTRLHTGEKPFSCPICHRGFSYNSSLTNHLRTHTQ from the coding sequence ATGACATCATCCAGCAACAATAGCAAAATAATATTTCCAAACCGTGTCTTTGTCTTCTTGCGACCGGCAGACGTCTCGCAGTTGCTGACCACGGGTGAAGAGCAACAGGAGCGGAGTTCCAGGGCGCAgccggaggaggaagaggaggagccgCAGCCCCCTGACACTGAAGTGGACGAAGGGGCTCCACAACCGCGGCCCCGCATTAAAGAGGAGGAGCAGAATGACAACATGGGTCTGGAGGGAGAGCCTCTGGAAAggctggaggagttcccagtggtCGATGTCGtcgtgaagagtgaagatgaagaGGTCAAAGGTGAAGGAGGGGCgcagcctccaagcagcagctcaactcagCCCCCGAGAAGAGAAGGTGATGGAGGATCACCAGCAGACATGATGTTAGCTCCACTGTCAGATGATGACGACACAACCTCACACTCTGCTGATCAGGAAGAAGACTCGGAAGCCGGTGTGAGACGTCGCACCGACAACCCCCGCCAGGACGTCTCTCCATGTGACAAAAGTTACGGCGGCAAGGCGAATCTAACGAGACGCTTGAAAAATCCCCCGAAAGAAAAACTCTTCACCTGTTGTCAGTGCGACAAAACTTTTAACAGCTGGAAAACTTTAAAGGCACACAAGCTCTGTCACTCCCAGGAAAAACCATTCGGGTGCACCGAGTGCGATAGAAGCTTCTCCCGGAAGGATTTCTTGAccacgcacatgcacacgcacaccgGGGAGAAACCGCTCGCCTGCACGCAGTGCGACGCCCGCTTCAGGCACCGCTCGGGACTGTTTTTCCACATGAGAAAACACACGGGACACACCACTCACGCCTGCGCCGTGTGCGGCCGCCGCTTCTACCTCCAGGAGAAGTTGATCGCCCACGCCAGGAAGCACGCGGAAGTCAAACCCTTCAGCTGCGCGGTCTGCAAAAAAGGCTTCGGCGATCAGTCGGCCGCGCTGGTCCACCAGAGGACGCACGCCGTGGCGGACCCGTTACGCTGCTCCGTTTGCGCCCAGACTTTCTCCAACAAGTTCAGCCTGTGCAAACATTTGAAGACGCACGCTCAAGTCAAGCGCTTCTCCTGCTCGTTCTGCGGAAAAAAATTTGGCCGGAATCAAACTTTGGTGGCGCACACCAGATTGCATACTGGCGAAAAACCCTTTTCCTGCCCTATCTGCCACAGAGGGTTCAGTTACAATTCATCGCTGACGAACCACCTGCGAACACACACACAGTGA